The Coccidioides posadasii str. Silveira chromosome 2, complete sequence genomic interval GCTGGTGATTTGAACCTTGTTCTGGGGGACCAAGTGTAGCCCATATTGCTGCCTCTGCATCGGAGCTAGTGCCATGACTGAGGACTTCCTCACGGCTCTCTGGCTCGGTTCCTCCCAACATTATAGCTGTTGGACGGAGGTGACGCGCCAAGATTTACCGCGTCCTCTTATTCCGGAaattctactccgtactggtAGTTAAAGCAGTACGGAATAGAAATGCACGTAATAGACATAGCTttgtcctccgtactccgtacccagTACTGGAATTAAGTATCTCACCAATAGTGTTTGCTTCCTAGGATCGTCTCTGCCAGTATTATCCAATTAAACGCCAATAGTAATACCATAAGTAGACCAATGAAAGTGTATCAAATATCAACTAATTATCTGATCCATGACCACAAGGATTGGCATCGAGCAGCTGTCGAAACCGGGCGGCTGTTCTCCCAGAATTTTTTCCGCAAAGCACTGCACCCTGCTAGACGTCCTACCATCGTTTAAACCCCATAGTTATCAAGTATTAAGATGCTCACCTCGCGAAACGAGCTGGAAGAAACTGCCGACAATAAACCTCAGAATGTGAGAGCATGAATCTTGGATACTCTGGACTCCGTATGTATCATAGATTATAAATTAAACGTcttaaataataataataataataataaaagaaaaagaaaatgaaataaaaATCTAGGCAGATACAAAAAAAATGTTTTGGTACTTGAAAACTGCAAAGCGTCGCTCGTCTTCAGATGCTTCCTCTTCAGCACAAAAACTGCGCCTCCATGCTCGGGAAAACTGAAGAAAAATAGACTCCAAGAGAGGATGTTCCAAGATAGCAAAAATATGAAAGTCATGATAACGAGGTATCTTATGAAAACAGAGAACAAATAAAAagggggagggaaaaaaaaaaaaaaaaaaaaaaaaaaaaaaaaggagcctAAAGAAGTGTCAAGTTAGATCGTGACTTAGTCACGGGGGTATCTTGATGCCACATCATAGATGAGATGAAATGGAACAAAGGCTAGATAGGAACGGGGGACACAAATGGCATCGCGGACAAAATACAGGGACTGACGTTGAAAGGAGAAGACAAAGAAGCCTTTGGTCATATGTCTTGGTGATGAACTAGTGAACCGAACTGCTCTATAGAAAGCACAAGGACGAGAACGAAAAGGAGACAGCGCGTAGGCGTATAGCGTAGATGTATAATCTGAGACAAAAGGGAAACAGGCGACAAATTGTAAATGGGTCcgggagaaaaaaaatggTTTGGTGAAATTCGCGTGCAAGGAGGTTGACAATCGAAACCGCCAAAGCGGACATAAGATCGAAGTAAGGCCGGATATCTCTCTGGATAGAACGATTTGCAAGGCTATATGCCGTACTGGACGAGGCGGCAAAGCCCATCTTAAGCCTTCTTTCGATAGTGCACTTTCCACTCTGCCTTTGCTACACGCATAAACAGCTCGACGTCCTTAATTGGAATCCAACTTGTCAGGACTTTCATCGCATTCTCAAAGTCAGACTCTAGAATGATATCCCGCATGCCGTCAATTAGAGCCGCGGATGTAGCATGCAAAACGTCGAGGCTGCGCCCGAAAGGGGCTGCGATGTCTGCCTGTGGCTGCTGGCTACCGATCGAGCCGCCTTTAGAGTGAGAACTAGTGGCTGGCCTTGAAAGGGCCCCTTCACCAGAGTCCCCAAGAAGCATGAAGACATCCCAGACGCGAAGCTGGGCGGGAAATGGTATAGAGTAATTAAACAATGTTAAATACCAGCGAGTTCCATACGCCGTAGGGGGGATGCCGAGTTCGGTCTAAGTCATTAAGTTAGAAGTCAAAGTCATATAGGTCATAAGGATCCGGCCTAGACTGTCAACGCACCAATTTTTCCGCAACTTCCCCTCCGTCCAGCCACTCCTTTTCGAAATTTCCGAGTGCTTCCATCAACCCGGCAAATCCAGAACGATACAGACGTTCCAGACCCCTAAGTTGCCAAAGCCTAACTAGCATCACGAATGCATTCTCCTCGTCGTAGTATGCAAGTAGGGTGGCAACCAGAGACGCCATTCCCTGAACATAGCCAGTCTCAGGGAAATAGAGCGACATAGCATGAAGAACGCGGAACAATAGCCTTTGGCCACCCCTATAACGTCGACGGAACATGATGTGGCTACTTATCGTGCGCGGGACGTCAATATCGATCTGGAGGTCATCAGGCGACGGCTCGTCCTGTAGCTCATTGAAGCGGCGAATGAGTTCCTCATCCGTCGGGCTGTCTTTCCGCTTCTTGGCACTAGCTGTGAGGAATGCATGCCATGCTGTCGCTCTCCAGCTATCGGGAATACCCTTCCAGGTCCGTTCAATGAGTTTGGGGCTGGTGGTATCGAATTCAAAGGTCATCCCAGAACCGTCCCTGTCCTTCGACGTGAGCTTGGCCATTTTCCTCCACTTGTCCTCCCGTTCCcattctttcttcttcatagCGCGAGCATAGGGAGTGTCGTCGTGGGCCATCTCTCTCTCCACTGATGCCGGAAGCGTCAACATATCGCTGGCTTCATCCATCAGCTTTCGATCCTTGTTATGCGGCAGTTTATTAGTAGCATATCGAAACCTGGAAGCAGTCCTGGTTAGATTTGGGTGGTAAGAACTCTGAGAAGAGGTTGGGCGGTTGGGTTGGTCGGTCGACTTTCGTGAAGGAGAGCGACCGGAGAACGACCTGATGCTGGCAGTCGCCGTGGGAGTCCTTCGTAATGTCCGCTTTCTACGCGGGGAAGCAGAAGCAAGCATCAGACTCGTCGACACGCGTTGAAGCGGCTGGGGTGGATTCGGCTCCGAGCCGTCTCCGGTGTCCCAGCGCGGGATGATAAACCCATATCTGTCTACATCCTCATTCCTAACGTTATTCCAGTCCTCTATGCCCCCCGCTAATTCAGTCTCTTCTCGCTGGATCATACTACCCCGCCGGGATCCGCTCTTCGGAGCGTTTACCGGTTCAGTGAGTAAATTATTATCGGTAGCAGATACTCGATCCCCGTTGTCCTCCAGAGATGATGGCTCTTCCCACAGAACATCTTGATCCTCATTCAACAGCTGTCCAATTTCGGAATCATCAATATCTGCATCACCCATTTCGTACATCAATCTAACTTTGTGAGACAGTATCTCCTCATCGGCGGAGATAGGCCGACTCGAAGTAACACTTGGCCTACAACGCAAGGAATTTGCCGATCTAATGCGCCTTGTGCTTGAAGAACGGGTCGAGCCATTGACGGTGAGTTTCGCCTCCGTGGTATTGGCGGAACCTTCCGGAGTCTGTTCTGGCGGCGCCTGCTTGTTGGGAGCTTGGTCTGGAGTTGACGACTGCAAAGCTTCCATAGTGGCAGTGGTAAGGTCTTCCAACGAGCCAGACGGTATATCCAGCCTTATTCCACGGAACGGCTCGACAGCGGGAAGCGGTGGCACCGTCGGGACTTCAGGTTTCTTCTGCGCCCTCCGACCGCCCCACCGCACACTGCGCTCTGACATCCTCGAACTAGGACGGGGAGGGGCGTCGTTTACCATTATGCTCGGAATTCGCGGGGTGAATTTCAGGCTGGCTATGGAGCGACCGTCGAGCGACGCCCTGGCCCTGCTAAAACTTGTCCGTGGGAGGGCTGTCTTCGGCCTCAGCTTCTCAGTTTCGGCGTGACGGACCGTCAACGTTGGGGATTGCGGGGAGAGATCCGGGTGACTTGAGTTATCGGAGATTGGTTCTCTAGAAGGCATTGAGGGCACTTCGGCTCTGGCAATGGGCGATTCAGCTGCAGCGGACTGTTCTTGTATGACAGTCTTGAGGCTCGAACTGGACTTGCCCTTCCGCAGGCTCGGTGCGGGGGGATCCGCTTCAGCCATCGCAGGTATTTAAAGTCACAGACACGCGCAAAACGGGGCGATGTCAAGAGGACGGCAAGTTTCAGAGTGACAACTCGTTAGGAATTGAAACAATTGCTTGGGGCCAAAATTTACGGGGCGACGTGGGCAATGGGCCTTTTTGCGGGCTGGGATAGTGACGAGCgttgagagagagagagagagagaaggggggggggggggggcgaGACGGAGAGCTGCGTTCTGCTTAAGTCATCAGCAGGAGCTGTGTTAATTGACAGATTTAAGATCCTCATTCCTTTATTATACTGGTAGGGCAAGAGAACTGCCATATGgcgaaagggaaaaagagagatgCCATGGTGCCGATCGGCGTTCGCTTGCAACCAAAATGGTCTCCTCGTTCCAAGCCAAAACTGCAATTTAAAAGGGGGCGACAAGCTTTCCAGCCCGTTCGAGTTAGCGCCGACGGCTCCACCAGCCACCCCAAGCCAGCGCTAGCGGGAACCCATGCCGCATCAGGACTAGCTGCCCAGACTCTGGGGAGGTGGTGCAAACATAGCAAACATAGCAAACACCCGCACTTTGCTGTGGCTTGCCGCGTGGCAGCCGGCCGGATGCAGAGCAGAGAGCAGAGAGCAGAGGGCGGAGTGTGTATGGAAATGAGAGCAGAGGGCGGAGTGTTGTATGGAGTGTCTGCAGCTGGGCTCGTTTATCTCTATTGGTTCtaatgtatgtatgtatgtatgtagcTAAATACACATCTCCGTGGGTGTGTACAGTTACGGCAGGGTACATGGTTACCATGTCTTTTCAGCTCTCAGTTCCCGTTTGCTGCAGCCGCAGCCGCAGCTGCTGCGCGCAATCTCTTCTCCTTCAGGTCCAACAAAGCAGTCAGGTTCCAGGGCGAGTCAAGCATGTCAAAGAAAACCTCCAGCAGTTGGATCCGGTCGCCCTTCTTGAACGCCTCGTCGTTCAGAACCTTGCCAAGCTCCGCGTAGGTCTTGGCCACGTAGGTGGGAGCATTCGGAGCTCCGAAGAACGACAGCATCTTCTGGTAGTCCCATTGCGTCGAAATATCGTTATACTGCTGCATGGGACCGTGGATGAGACGCTCGATCGAGTATCCCGCGTTGTTGACCACAAAGATGGTCGGCTTCAGCCCCTCCCGTATGATCGTTCCAAATTCCTGCACCGTCATCTGCAGACTGCCGTCACCCACGAGCAGAATGACACGTCCCTCGGCGCCCGTTTCTTTCCGGGCCAGCAGCACTCCGAGGAGAGCCGGAACCGTGAAACCGATGCAGCTGTAGTACAGTTGGCTGAAATACTGACAGTTATCTGGCAATTTCAAATCCAAAGATCCAAACTGCGACGTTCCAACTTCCGCAATCACAAAGTCATTGGGCTGGATATATCTGCTTAGTCGATCCCAAAATCGCTTGTGGTCAAGGCCATCAACGCAGGAATCATCAACGTGTGCGGTCTATGGCAGGGGTTAGCATGCCGCATGCTCATTGGCAGATCCTGGAAAAGGGGGGTGGCTGCATACTTCTTTATACGGCTGGCATTTGGGGACCGAGCTGGCCTTGCGCGTCAACGGCTGTTTGTTGAGTCGCTGGACCAGCTTCTTAACCACTGGTCTAAAGTCAAGGCCATCCCACACTCTGTTCCCAACAGAGCAATAACTTGGGTGTAGTTTGATTACTTTATCGCCTGGGAGATTAGTGGAGAATCCGCCGGTGTTTGCCGAGACGGGGAAAGGTCCAACGTGTAATATGATATCGTGTCCCTCTATCTGCGATTGTGCGCTCGATGGATTGGAGACTATACCGCCATACAATCCGGCGAAGCGAGGGTCGGATTCATTTACAATCGACTTGCCCATAGGAGTGATATAAAActaccaaaaaaaaaaaaaaaggtcaaaTTTGTTAGTAGAAAATTTCACCCCACATTAATGTTCGAGGGCAATAGGAGCCAGCGTACTGGAGCATTAATCTGTTCAATCAACTCCTTGGCGTCACCGACCAACACATGACGTTGTACCAACACATCTATGAGCACACCGGGGCTGGAAGCCTGGTCGATCGCGCGGACAATCTCAGAGACAACCTCATCTTCATGTGCTTCCCTTCCCTCGTTGCGAACTTCCAAGTCAAGAGGAATGGACAATCGGGAGGAATCGGTCATGAGGTCGGGAACATCGATGGGGACGAAGAGATAGACAGGCAGGCGGGTCTTGACACAGGTCTCTATCACGCGATCGATCTGCTCGGGGGCGGTGGCCGGGTCCGTGAGGAATGCAGAGTCCTTTCGTACGGGCTCACTCATCTTCTGATAAGTGGTATGATCCCATTCATCCATCCACAAAGTATGATGTATCTTGACGTGGTTACGCTGCATATCGCGGGAGGTGTTGCCAACGATGTGGATGACAGGGACATATTCGCTATACGCTCCGGCGATACCGTTGATCGCGCTGAGCTCTCCAACACCATAGGTTGTTATGACGGCTCCCGGTATGCCGCGTGTGCGTGCGTAGCCGTCGGCGGCATAGGCGGCGTTGAGTTCGTTGCAGGTGCCCACCCATCGCATGTCAGGGACATTGTAGATGTGGTCAAGGAGATTGAGATTGAAGTCTCCGGGAACACCGAGGATGTGGCGGAGACCGAGCTGGTGCAGACGACGGAATAGATACTCCCCGACGGGAATCTGGCTTTCTTTCGTCATGGCCGGCAGATCTTTCAGATTAATAAGGTACTTTGCTCTCAGGTTTTAAAAGCAGGAAAATAGAGAGAAATAGAGAAAGAGGTGGAGGCGAGTAGCAAAAGAGAGATCAAAAGGAAGGGGAAGAATTTCTGGTCAGGATGAAAAGAAATTCTCCGGGGGTCCTTGTCCCAAAACCACGAGGAGCTTTAAAAACACCCGATCTGCCGCCGCTCGGCCAGTTTGGAACCCCGCACGCTCACTGTCCTGCGTTGTCTGTTTGGGTCCAGTAGCCCGAGCCGAAGCTTGTTTCGGTGATCGGGAGGTGTTCCAGGCCCTGAGAGTCTCCAGGCCAATGGCATGTGCCGAGTGACGGTTGAGGGGTTTCGTATTGGGCggttccctttttttcccactcCCATTCCGATGCTTTCAACCGACGAGAGCGCCCTTCCGCTCTACTACATATCATTCACCGCCGTGCTCTTTTTGCGCAGGAGACGCAACTCTCTGCCCTGTTCCAAGTCGTTTTGCCCCTCGTCGCCCGGAGCTGCCCcgccaaaaaaaagactTGTGTGGCCGCGGCTAATCGCGGTTGGCCCGTACCGCCGGCATTATATAAATCCGAGCAAAATGCCGGCCTTCACGACCCCGACTGTATTGGGGCTTTTGAAAACAACTACAGGGACGTGCCTAGGCATGTGCCGGCCTTGCAACGCTACAGGGGGCTGGGAGAAGTGGAAGTAGTCCGTGAAACTCTCTACTCAAGCTTGTAGCTCCGTAGgcatgtacatacatacatagttTGTATCAACTTGGTGGGACGTAGCACCGGTCGACAAACAAGCGATATAACATAtgcagtacggagtagagacTCCATCAAATCAACCAGATGGACAACGTGGGTAAGATCCACAGTTCCCCCCACCAGTGTCCCAAAGTATCTGGGCTCTTCCCACTGAGACGAAGGTACAATACCAATAGCCTGATGGATGCCAAGCAATCTTCCGGATGGTGGATCAATGGTGTGCTCTCTGGGGAAGAGGGGCAAGACTCTTATCACTCGTAACCGCTCTGGGCGGCAGCACATGTTTGTTCCTTGGAACCTTTTATCCCATACATAGCCGGGGAGCATCTAGCTTTTTCGAAATAAAGCTTGTAAGTCGCCCAATACCTTCGAGAGGCACGAGCCGAGATGAAAAGCATTGAGAATGggcggtcaatattggacCTTCAATCAGATAAGCCCCGTCGGGGTCAAAAAAAATGCAGAGCATCGGAAGCATATTTTCCTTGGATTCTCCCTCCGCTTTAGAGAAAATATGATTAGAAAAGAGACTCGCAGCATACTTTGGATTCTGcggggaaaaagagaaaaaaaaaatttgtTACATGTACCAGCTTCAGCTGGTCTTTCATAGCCAACACTGACATGACCGAATGAGGAATGATATGTGTGACTTCAAGCTATGCAACTTATCCTAGAACATAGATTGACATCAGGCCTTCACTTTTGTATCTGATCAATTTCTGTCGACTCTAAGCGCTGCTTCCGCCCAATCACACACCGGTGATGGTCACGGAGGGGCCAATTGCATCACCCGGAGGATGGTCTTGCGgatcttctaaccacagtTTAACCTGAGGCCGAAGAGGCCGCAGGTGACAGTTGTGGTGTCTTGTTTCCTCATGATATGTCTTTTGTGAGTTTTGCCAGTGCATTGACATGGACTTGGTATTAAGGTAGATTTGTACTGTTTAAGGTATCATTTGGATTAGCAAGTTCACATGTCAAGCGGACTATAGAGACTTTCTAGCACGGTTTTGCTGCTCTGAAAAAGGCTCGTAGTGGCTGACGACCTGGATGAAGATGCTACCAGCCAGGGCCGGTTGCGGAGCAAAGGAGAGGATCTGCTCAGAAGCCGTCAGATGCGGATGGTGGGTGGTCATCCTCGTACTGAAGCATGATCTTCAAAAAAGACCTTTTACCCGAATGGATAGAGGAAGCAATGTTGATGGAAAGGCGAGAAAAACCCTCTATTTAAAGTTGCAGAGCGCCAAGAGAGCTAAACCTTTTATGGTTAGATTTATCTTTGGTCGGCTCGGATTATTAAAATTCCGTCGTAACCTGAGGTCAAAAAGAAGTCTCGCTCTGTTCTCGCTTCTCAAGTTCGGTGAACTGAGGTAACTATGAGAGGCAAAGAAGATGGAAAGGCTTCACTCTTGTTCAGTTCGATGGTTATATTCTAATTCCGCTGGAGATGTAGGAAGGTTGCGCCATGTAATTCTATGATATGTGAAATACTGATACGGAGTGGTTTATGGGTTTATTTGTTTCAGCTGCTGAACCCTTGCTTGTGGTGATAAGTGAGATGTCAGAACTATTTGAACTATGTCTATTCTGAAACCCTTCTGGGTTGATTCAAGTGTCCTGAGTACTATGTGGGTTCCCGGCTATCGGCTTTGCCGCCATGGGAGCTTTGGATATTGTTTACTAAATGCCCCTGCGCTGGCGCATTATATATTTACAACGAGTCTGGTACTGAGTCAATTAGCGCACGAACCAGTAAAATATATTCAATTATGGCCCGTAGTCATAGATGAACGAACGAAAGCCAAAGAGAGAATAGATGTAATGCAACCATCTGGTGCGGTTGGTGATCGGAAACCTCTATCGAGGCGCAACTGGCTCCGGGGGAAGGATTTCAATCTGGCGGACAAGAAAGCTCTTTTCATCCGTAAATTGGTCATCATCAGTTCGGTCCTCGAGGAATTTGGGGAGGAATTTAAGGAGCCGATCACGGTTGTTGATCAGAATCCGTTGCACCGCAACAGACTTGTTTGGATTTGCTACAAAGACCTGCAAGAGTTCAGATGAGGTCAACGGCCCATTTAGTAGGAAGTGTAGTCTTACCTTGAATATGTGGAAACCTTCATACTGGACCATTTTGCGGTCGTCTTTGAGCAAATTCATGCATAGTTTTAGGTGTTCACCGCTGTCTACGTATGTCGTCATAACACCGTAGTTCGCTCGGTCGAGGAGAAGCTCGCCTAACAGTTTGATGCTCTGACGCTTGGTCACGTAGGAATCTGAGAGGACGAGAACGTTGTTATAtgtagaaaagaaaagatcgAAATTGGTTGCAAGGTAGCCAGCCACTAAAGCTTTGTGCCTCGTCAAAATCTCCTATTATCGACAGATTAGCAGAATTGCTCGAAAGCATCATACCGAAAGGAGATTTTCAGCTAGCAACATACACGAAAAGTTGTAAACGCATCGGCGCTAACTTCAAAACTGCTCTCGTTTATCCAGTGAAAGAAATTCCAAAATACTCCTGCCCCTGTTTGTACTGTCCCAGGTTGAACCTCGTTCAGCCTGATCGCAGGTTCCTCGTCTTTGGACTGGTCATATAGGACAATCCCCGTCACCACTTCAAACTTTAAGGCTTCCCTCAGGATAGTCCCACAAGGCGTTGAACTTCTACTGTTTTCGTAGCCGTGACATAACTGAATAAGAATTTCCGGTCGTTTATTTACAATATAAGATATGACGGGGGGATCTGTCGAGGTGATATTGGGTGGTCGGAAACGAAGGAGGTGGGAAAATATTGTCTGGGTATCTTTTCTGGCCTCAAAGGGAAGATGCTGGATGCTTCGGGCCAACTCGTAGAGGAGGTCATCAAGGATGAAAGCCTGTATTAGCTGATGCACTTGATCTGGAAGGCTATCAACTTCTGCAACCAGCGAATTGTTAGTGACCGAGCATTCTGGCATCTGTTTCTCACAAGACGGAACACATTACCCTGTGTTCCCTGGACCATCAACTTTATCTGTGCCAAATGTTTTGCTAAATCTTCCTCGATCTAATAGCCAAATTAGAGTGCTTGAGGAGTTTTGACTTGGTCCGCGAGTTTACCTTGGGGGACCCGGGTGCCTGCCACAAGCGTGCCAGCAGGTCCTTCAATGTCTTCGCAATCTCTGCGGGTTGCCGAGACTTGTTGCGGCTGAATAGGAACGCCATCGAGGAGGGTTGCAACCTGTTGAGTATACTGGCACAAGCGCACGAACTTCGGTTGCAGGCCCGGAGCGGGGATCAACATAGAGCTCAAGTCGGATATCTAGAACGGAGGCATGTAGCATGTCTTTGGTCTATGGATTTCAGGAAGCCAGCCTCGTGCAAAGGGCATTCTTAGAGTTAACGTCCAATTGATGGATGGAGTCCACGACCGTAACCCCCGTGGTGGTGGGCTGACGGAGCAGCTAAACAAAGGGCGGCTAGGCGCGAGCGGCTGGACGTTATCCCCCTTTTGGTGGGGTCGAGAGCCTGCGCTTCTGCCCCACCACTCCGTTCGGTGAAGGTAAAAAAGGTAGAAGGTCGCGAGCCGCAGAAATTTTTCAGAAGAGAAACCGACTAGCCTGAACACCCAAGTCCAACGATCTTTCAGCTTTACGCGACTGGAATATAGACGAATATCTGTCTTGTTTTGACTATGACGGACTCCGAAC includes:
- a CDS encoding uncharacterized protein (EggNog:ENOG410PKY2~COG:S~BUSCO:3550at33183), producing MAEADPPAPSLRKGKSSSSLKTVIQEQSAAAESPIARAEVPSMPSREPISDNSSHPDLSPQSPTLTVRHAETEKLRPKTALPRTSFSRARASLDGRSIASLKFTPRIPSIMVNDAPPRPSSRMSERSVRWGGRRAQKKPEVPTVPPLPAVEPFRGIRLDIPSGSLEDLTTATMEALQSSTPDQAPNKQAPPEQTPEGSANTTEAKLTVNGSTRSSSTRRIRSANSLRCRPSVTSSRPISADEEILSHKVRLMYEMGDADIDDSEIGQLLNEDQDVLWEEPSSLEDNGDRVSATDNNLLTEPVNAPKSGSRRGSMIQREETELAGGIEDWNNVRNEDVDRYGFIIPRWDTGDGSEPNPPQPLQRVSTSLMLASASPRRKRTLRRTPTATASIRSFSGRSPSRKSTDQPNRPTSSQSSYHPNLTRTASRFRYATNKLPHNKDRKLMDEASDMLTLPASVEREMAHDDTPYARAMKKKEWEREDKWRKMAKLTSKDRDGSGMTFEFDTTSPKLIERTWKGIPDSWRATAWHAFLTASAKKRKDSPTDEELIRRFNELQDEPSPDDLQIDIDVPRTISSHIMFRRRYRGGQRLLFRVLHAMSLYFPETGYVQGMASLVATLLAYYDEENAFVMLVRLWQLRGLERLYRSGFAGLMEALGNFEKEWLDGGEVAEKLTELGIPPTAYGTRWYLTLFNYSIPFPAQLRVWDVFMLLGDSGEGALSRPATSSHSKGGSIGSQQPQADIAAPFGRSLDVLHATSAALIDGMRDIILESDFENAMKVLTSWIPIKDVELFMRVAKAEWKVHYRKKA
- a CDS encoding uncharacterized protein (EggNog:ENOG410PKFI~COG:E,H~TransMembrane:1 (o422-440i)), which gives rise to MTKESQIPVGEYLFRRLHQLGLRHILGVPGDFNLNLLDHIYNVPDMRWVGTCNELNAAYAADGYARTRGIPGAVITTYGVGELSAINGIAGAYSEYVPVIHIVGNTSRDMQRNHVKIHHTLWMDEWDHTTYQKMSEPVRKDSAFLTDPATAPEQIDRVIETCVKTRLPVYLFVPIDVPDLMTDSSRLSIPLDLEVRNEGREAHEDEVVSEIVRAIDQASSPGVLIDVLVQRHVLVGDAKELIEQINAPFYITPMGKSIVNESDPRFAGLYGGIVSNPSSAQSQIEGHDIILHVGPFPVSANTGGFSTNLPGDKVIKLHPSYCSVGNRVWDGLDFRPVVKKLVQRLNKQPLTRKASSVPKCQPYKETAHVDDSCVDGLDHKRFWDRLSRYIQPNDFVIAEVGTSQFGSLDLKLPDNCQYFSQLYYSCIGFTVPALLGVLLARKETGAEGRVILLVGDGSLQMTVQEFGTIIREGLKPTIFVVNNAGYSIERLIHGPMQQYNDISTQWDYQKMLSFFGAPNAPTYVAKTYAELGKVLNDEAFKKGDRIQLLEVFFDMLDSPWNLTALLDLKEKRLRAAAAAAAAANGN
- a CDS encoding uncharacterized protein (EggNog:ENOG410PHCR~COG:S~BUSCO:8054at33183), producing the protein MAFLFSRNKSRQPAEIAKTLKDLLARLWQAPGSPKIEEDLAKHLAQIKLMVQGTQEVDSLPDQVHQLIQAFILDDLLYELARSIQHLPFEARKDTQTIFSHLLRFRPPNITSTDPPVISYIVNKRPEILIQLCHGYENSRSSTPCGTILREALKFEVVTGIVLYDQSKDEEPAIRLNEVQPGTVQTGAGVFWNFFHWINESSFEVSADAFTTFREILTRHKALVAGYLATNFDLFFSTYNNVLVLSDSYVTKRQSIKLLGELLLDRANYGVMTTYVDSGEHLKLCMNLLKDDRKMVQYEGFHIFKVFVANPNKSVAVQRILINNRDRLLKFLPKFLEDRTDDDQFTDEKSFLVRQIEILPPEPVAPR